A segment of the Candidatus Protochlamydia naegleriophila genome:
CCTGCCAAACAGCACTTGCTTTACGTTGCATAGCGCCTCCTAGTAATTTAAATTATGAATCTAATGAGGGGATATTCCCCCTCATTATCCAACTGGTTTGTTTAGACTTTTGAACATATCTATATGTCCCTGCCATGTTTTTTTACATGAGGATTAAAATTTGTCAATCAATCTGAACAAAAGATTTTTATCTTAGGGTAAAGACTAGCTCATGCTGTTATCGATCCGTCGTCTTTTTGGATAGCGTTGCAGCTCGAATAAATAGTTATAGACATCCGATTTCATATCTTTGACCAAATCGATAGGAGTGTGGCCATTGCCATCGGCACGTTTAATGCCCGCCTGCGTAGCCAGAGATTTAACGCAACTCAGGTACGATTCTTTGAGGATTGCCGTCAACATTTCATACTCCTCGAGGAGGGAAGCATCGATCATTTCATCAGACGCTTCGATTTCTTCTCCTCCCATCGATACTGCATTCAGATCAGTGCTTGCTTGATTTAAGCAGCTGTCAAAAAGCATATTTGGGGGCAATTCAAAATCGATTCGTTGATTCGTTTGTTCAAATATGAGGTCTGTTTCTTCCATTTCATTTTCAAAGAATCGAATGCATTCGTGTAAAAGAGTTGTGCCTTTGAGATCAAGATCCATCTGTCCACTCATTTGATGAATGAATGTCTCTATTTTGGGCAGTATTGCAGTGAAAGCATCCAGCTTCCCGGAGATGTCACAATTCTGCGAACTGTCGTATTCGAGATAGTCGAAAATGTGAGAAAAAAGGGTTTGTTGGAGATGACTTTCCGAACTCAAAAAAGAAAGAAGGTACCATTCGCTTTGAACAAGAATTTCTAAAAATAGGGGTGAACCCAAATCTGGATAGAATCCTTTGCGTACCATACACTCCAATACATCCAACTCATTATCATCATATTCATCAATATGATCATTTAGTATGAATGCGATTTGGCTCAATGCTTTGCCTCTCTCTTCAACCTTGACATGGTCTAAAAAGAAATCGAGCAGCTTTAAATTATTCTGCTCAACAGCCAAGATCAATGGAGAAGAGCGATCGTTATCCAAATCTAAAACAGAACATCCCTCATCAATCAAGGCTTTGAGAGTATCGTGGATAGGCTCATGCATATCTTCTCGGACCGATAAAGTAGAAAGGTGGTGTAAGACAGTCCGTCCATTATCATCTTTCACAGAACAGTCTCTTTCAGCAATCAGAGCTGCTATGACTTCCCAGTGCTGCCTTGTTGCCGCATGAAACAGCAGCTTCTTTGAATATTCTTCAAAATTATCTGGAGACAGTTGTTTCCAAACGGTCAAGCAATTTTGCGTATTTATAAAATTTAAATAGATGTAGTCCTTGTCGTTCGATAGCCACGAATAATTGCGCCAATGGGGGGCTGACTGATGAAAGATAGCATTGTTCTGCCTATTTGCTAAGATAACCGCTTCATGCAAAAACCATTGAGCTTTCAAGCGAGGAATCGACATGGAATGGAGGGGGGAGTTGGTGCAGTGAGCCATCAAGACACTATTGACCCGAGTAAAATAGGGGGCAAGAATCTGATAATTTTCGTAGGAAGTAGCGGCCCTCATCCAACGTTGTCCCTCCTCTTGGCCAACTCTTAAGCTATCCAGATTGAATGCCACACTTTGAATGAGAAAATTGCCAAGATAATGAGAGCAATGATTAAAAACCTGTTCTCTTTTTTTT
Coding sequences within it:
- a CDS encoding ankyrin repeat domain-containing protein; translation: MANLELNLSTTFNFPVEVYGHMLGYMSVASLNVLGGVSRDWRHFINQHPYNHAWDDLFKKLWAESITSYAHLGYSPYRLFMHRFKLLGLHELDQGLRQINAPDAVAQLNTIRKIASFSFFNTLLIEKKREQVFNHCSHYLGNFLIQSVAFNLDSLRVGQEEGQRWMRAATSYENYQILAPYFTRVNSVLMAHCTNSPLHSMSIPRLKAQWFLHEAVILANRQNNAIFHQSAPHWRNYSWLSNDKDYIYLNFINTQNCLTVWKQLSPDNFEEYSKKLLFHAATRQHWEVIAALIAERDCSVKDDNGRTVLHHLSTLSVREDMHEPIHDTLKALIDEGCSVLDLDNDRSSPLILAVEQNNLKLLDFFLDHVKVEERGKALSQIAFILNDHIDEYDDNELDVLECMVRKGFYPDLGSPLFLEILVQSEWYLLSFLSSESHLQQTLFSHIFDYLEYDSSQNCDISGKLDAFTAILPKIETFIHQMSGQMDLDLKGTTLLHECIRFFENEMEETDLIFEQTNQRIDFELPPNMLFDSCLNQASTDLNAVSMGGEEIEASDEMIDASLLEEYEMLTAILKESYLSCVKSLATQAGIKRADGNGHTPIDLVKDMKSDVYNYLFELQRYPKRRRIDNSMS